In Arthrobacter sp. MN05-02, one genomic interval encodes:
- a CDS encoding hypothetical protein (possible pseudo due to frameshift): MSETTGNTAVRSDLRNVAIVAHVDHGKTTLVDAMLKQTNSFAAHGDVADRVMDSGDLEREKGITILAKNTTVFYDGPSAKGETITINVIDTPGHADFGGEVERGLSMVDGVVLLVDASEGPLPQTRFVLRKALAAKLPVVLLVNKTDRPDSRIEEVVSESMDLLLGLASDLADEVPDLDLDSILNVPVVYAAARAGAASLEQPADGTVPTNDNLEPLFQTIIEHIPAPRYNPEGVLQAHVTNLDASPFLGRLALLRIFNGTLRKGQQVAWARQNGELKTVKITELLATKALDRVPTDSAGPGEIVAVAGIEGHHHR, encoded by the coding sequence ATGTCTGAAACCACAGGCAACACCGCTGTCCGCAGCGATCTCCGCAACGTAGCCATCGTGGCCCACGTTGACCACGGAAAAACCACCCTGGTCGATGCCATGCTGAAGCAGACCAACTCGTTCGCCGCGCACGGTGACGTCGCCGACCGCGTCATGGACTCGGGCGACCTCGAGCGCGAGAAGGGCATCACCATCCTCGCGAAGAACACCACGGTGTTCTACGACGGCCCGTCCGCCAAGGGCGAGACGATCACCATCAACGTCATCGACACCCCGGGCCACGCCGACTTCGGTGGCGAGGTCGAGCGCGGTCTGTCCATGGTCGACGGCGTCGTCCTGCTCGTCGACGCGTCCGAGGGCCCGCTGCCCCAGACCCGCTTCGTCCTCCGCAAGGCCCTCGCGGCCAAGCTCCCCGTGGTGCTGCTGGTCAACAAGACCGACCGCCCCGACTCCCGCATCGAGGAGGTCGTCAGCGAGTCCATGGACCTGCTCCTCGGCCTCGCGTCCGACCTCGCGGACGAGGTCCCCGACCTCGACCTCGACTCGATCCTCAACGTACCCGTGGTCTACGCCGCGGCCCGCGCCGGCGCCGCATCGCTCGAGCAGCCCGCGGACGGCACGGTGCCGACCAACGACAACCTGGAGCCCCTGTTCCAGACGATCATCGAGCACATCCCGGCACCGCGGTACAACCCGGAGGGTGTCCTGCAGGCACACGTCACCAACCTGGACGCGTCGCCGTTCCTCGGCCGCCTCGCGCTGCTCCGGATCTTCAACGGCACGCTGCGCAAGGGCCAGCAGGTGGCCTGGGCCCGCCAGAACGGCGAGCTGAAGACCGTCAAGATCACCGAGCTCCTCGCCACCAAGGCGCTCGACCGCGTTCCCACCGATTCCGCGGGACCCGGCGAGATCGTCGCCGTCGCCGGTATCGAGGGGCATCACCATCGGTGA
- a CDS encoding ABC transporter ATP-binding protein: MSHSTSTATGASPSGMPQPLLELRDLAITFSTSNGDVPAVRNAHLTVMPGETVAIVGESGSGKSTTALAAIGLLPANGRVSNGSIIFDGEDITSASEKRIIELRGSSIGMVPQDPMSNLNPVWKIGFQVRETLKANGLPSGPQDVAKVLSEAGLPDAESRANQYPHEFSGGMRQRALIAIGLSCRPRLLIADEPTSALDVTVQRQILDHLDTMTEELGTAVLLITHDLGLAAERAHKVIVMYKGQVVEAGPALELLTNPRHPYTQKLVASAPSIASRRIASAKRAGIETEDLLAPAAAKSASPDTVIEVEDLTKVFKIRGSWGKSTDFTAVDKVSFSIARGTTTAVVGESGSGKSTVAKMVLGLEGATSGSIRFDGVDITTLGRKEMFDFRRRVQPIFQDPYGSLDPMYNIYRTIEEPLRVHGVGDAKSREKKVRELLDQVALPSAMMQRFPNELSGGQRQRVAIARALALDPEVVICDEAVSALDVLVQAQILNLLADLQSELGLSYLFITHDLAVVRQIADSVAVMEKGRLVEQGTTDEVFDNPKTAYTQALLAAIPGAGLVLPPEVA, from the coding sequence ATGAGCCACAGCACCAGCACCGCAACGGGCGCATCGCCCTCGGGCATGCCGCAGCCGCTGCTCGAACTCCGCGACCTCGCCATCACCTTCTCGACGTCGAACGGGGACGTCCCGGCGGTGCGCAACGCGCACCTGACCGTGATGCCCGGCGAGACCGTCGCGATCGTGGGGGAGTCGGGCTCCGGCAAGTCGACGACGGCGCTCGCCGCCATCGGCCTCCTGCCCGCCAACGGCCGCGTCTCGAACGGCAGCATCATCTTCGACGGGGAGGACATCACCTCCGCGTCGGAGAAGCGCATCATCGAGCTCCGGGGGTCGTCCATCGGCATGGTGCCGCAGGACCCCATGTCCAACCTGAACCCGGTGTGGAAGATCGGCTTCCAGGTCAGGGAGACGCTGAAGGCCAACGGCCTGCCGAGCGGCCCGCAGGACGTGGCGAAGGTGCTCTCGGAGGCGGGCCTGCCCGACGCCGAGTCGCGTGCGAACCAGTACCCCCACGAGTTCTCGGGCGGCATGCGCCAGCGTGCCCTCATCGCCATCGGCCTGTCCTGCCGTCCTCGGCTGCTCATCGCCGACGAGCCGACATCGGCCCTGGACGTCACCGTGCAGCGGCAGATCCTCGACCACCTGGACACCATGACGGAGGAGCTCGGTACCGCCGTGCTGCTCATCACGCACGACCTCGGCCTCGCGGCCGAGCGCGCGCACAAGGTGATCGTCATGTACAAGGGGCAGGTCGTCGAGGCAGGACCCGCCCTCGAACTGCTGACCAACCCGCGCCACCCGTACACGCAGAAGCTCGTGGCGTCCGCGCCGTCGATCGCGTCGCGCCGCATCGCGTCGGCGAAGCGGGCCGGCATCGAGACGGAGGACCTGCTCGCGCCGGCTGCAGCGAAGAGTGCTTCGCCGGACACGGTGATCGAGGTCGAGGACCTGACCAAGGTCTTCAAGATCCGCGGGAGCTGGGGCAAGTCCACGGACTTCACCGCGGTGGACAAGGTGTCCTTCTCGATCGCCCGCGGCACCACGACCGCCGTCGTCGGCGAGTCGGGCTCGGGCAAGTCGACCGTCGCGAAGATGGTCCTCGGACTGGAAGGGGCGACGTCGGGCAGCATCCGCTTCGACGGCGTGGACATCACCACGCTCGGCCGCAAGGAGATGTTCGACTTCCGCCGCCGCGTGCAGCCGATCTTCCAGGACCCCTACGGTTCACTCGATCCGATGTACAACATCTACCGGACCATCGAGGAGCCGCTCCGTGTCCACGGGGTGGGCGACGCGAAGAGCCGGGAGAAGAAGGTGCGCGAGCTGCTCGACCAGGTGGCACTGCCGTCCGCGATGATGCAGCGCTTCCCCAACGAGCTGTCCGGCGGCCAGCGCCAGCGCGTGGCGATCGCCCGCGCCCTGGCCCTGGACCCGGAGGTCGTGATCTGCGACGAGGCCGTCTCGGCGCTCGACGTGCTGGTGCAGGCGCAGATCCTGAACCTGCTCGCCGACCTGCAGTCCGAGCTCGGCCTGAGCTACCTCTTCATCACCCACGACCTCGCGGTGGTCCGGCAGATCGCCGACTCCGTGGCCGTCATGGAGAAGGGCAGGCTCGTGGAGCAGGGGACCACGGACGAGGTGTTCGACAACCCGAAGACCGCGTACACGCAGGCGCTGCTCGCGGCGATCCCCGGCGCCGGACTCGTGCTGCCTCCCGAGGTCGCATAG
- a CDS encoding ABC transporter permease yields the protein MPEPTPTSLGTQGPAGAPTPVARTKKSAYPIEHFVADPDETPVRATDSAVSDVAPRSLWGEAWRSLRKQPLFLISAVLILAVVFVALFPGIFTNEPPNENCLLENSDGGPAPGHPLGFTVQGCDILSRVVYGTQSSLTVGLFATLGVVLIGGLIGALAGFFGGWVDAVLARVGDIFFALPLILGAIVVVQLPVFQQNRNVWTLVVILVAFGWPQIARITRAAVIEVRNADFVTAARSLGVSPLGSLVKHVIPNALAPVIVIATISLGTFIVAESTLSFLGIGLPPDVMSWGNDIFSAKPSLRSNPMAIFWPGLALSITVLSFIMLGDALRDALDPKARKR from the coding sequence ATGCCTGAACCAACACCCACCTCCCTCGGGACGCAAGGTCCCGCCGGGGCGCCCACCCCCGTGGCACGCACCAAGAAGTCCGCCTACCCGATCGAGCACTTCGTGGCGGATCCCGACGAGACACCGGTGCGGGCCACCGACAGCGCGGTCTCCGACGTCGCGCCCCGCAGCCTGTGGGGCGAGGCGTGGCGCAGCCTGCGCAAGCAGCCGCTGTTCCTCATCAGCGCCGTCCTGATCCTCGCGGTGGTCTTCGTGGCGCTGTTCCCCGGGATCTTCACCAACGAGCCGCCGAACGAGAACTGCCTACTCGAGAACTCCGACGGCGGACCGGCCCCCGGCCACCCGCTGGGCTTCACCGTGCAGGGCTGCGACATCCTCTCCCGTGTCGTCTACGGCACGCAGTCCTCCCTCACCGTGGGCCTGTTCGCCACGCTCGGCGTGGTCCTCATCGGAGGGCTGATCGGTGCGCTGGCCGGCTTCTTCGGCGGCTGGGTGGACGCGGTCCTCGCCCGCGTGGGCGACATCTTCTTCGCCCTGCCGCTCATCCTCGGCGCGATCGTCGTGGTGCAGCTCCCCGTCTTCCAGCAGAACCGCAACGTGTGGACGCTGGTGGTCATCCTCGTGGCGTTCGGCTGGCCGCAGATCGCGCGCATCACGCGGGCTGCGGTCATCGAGGTGCGCAATGCGGACTTCGTGACGGCCGCCCGGTCCCTCGGCGTCTCGCCGCTGGGCTCACTCGTCAAGCACGTCATCCCGAACGCGCTCGCACCGGTGATCGTCATCGCGACGATCTCCCTGGGCACGTTCATCGTGGCGGAATCGACGCTGTCGTTCCTCGGCATCGGACTGCCGCCGGACGTCATGTCGTGGGGGAACGACATCTTCTCCGCGAAGCCGTCGCTGCGCAGCAACCCCATGGCCATCTTCTGGCCGGGCCTCGCGCTGTCGATCACCGTTCTGAGCTTCATCATGCTGGGCGACGCCCTGCGTGACGCTCTCGATCCGAAGGCACGCAAACGATGA
- a CDS encoding ABC transporter permease, giving the protein MVWYIVRRFLQLIPVFLGATLLVYFLVFSLPGDATAAICGERGCTPAVVAGLREQYNLDQPFWIQYLLYLKGVLTFDLGTNFSGRPIATIIAEVFPTTAKLAVMALVIEAVFGIVFGLIAGLRKGKLFDSSVLVLSLIVIAVPIFVLGFLMQFLIGVKLQWTNPTVSGDATISELLLPAVVLGLVSFAYVLRLTRTSIIENVNADYVRTATAKGLSRRRVVVVHVLRNSLIPVVTFLGADLGALMGGAIVTEGIFNVNGVGNTLYRAVLNGDGPMVVSIVTFLILIFCLANLLVDLLYAWLDPRIRYA; this is encoded by the coding sequence ATGGTCTGGTACATCGTCCGACGCTTCCTGCAGCTGATCCCGGTCTTCCTCGGCGCCACCCTGCTGGTGTACTTCCTCGTCTTCAGCCTTCCCGGCGACGCCACCGCCGCCATCTGCGGCGAGCGCGGCTGCACCCCGGCCGTCGTCGCCGGCCTGCGCGAGCAGTACAACCTCGACCAGCCCTTCTGGATCCAGTACCTGCTGTACCTCAAGGGCGTGCTGACGTTCGACCTCGGCACCAACTTCTCGGGCCGACCGATCGCCACCATCATCGCCGAGGTCTTCCCGACCACGGCGAAACTCGCCGTCATGGCCCTCGTCATCGAAGCGGTCTTCGGCATCGTCTTCGGCCTCATCGCCGGCCTGCGCAAGGGCAAGCTGTTCGACTCCTCCGTCCTCGTCCTGTCCCTGATCGTCATCGCCGTGCCCATCTTCGTGCTCGGCTTCCTGATGCAGTTCCTCATCGGGGTCAAGCTCCAATGGACCAACCCGACGGTCAGCGGCGACGCCACCATCTCGGAGCTCCTGCTTCCGGCGGTGGTCCTCGGCCTGGTGTCCTTCGCGTACGTCCTGCGCCTGACCCGCACCAGCATCATCGAGAACGTGAACGCGGACTACGTCCGGACGGCCACGGCCAAGGGCCTCAGCCGCCGGCGCGTCGTCGTCGTGCACGTCCTCCGCAACTCGCTGATCCCCGTGGTGACCTTCCTCGGAGCCGACCTCGGCGCCCTCATGGGCGGCGCGATCGTCACCGAAGGGATCTTCAACGTCAACGGGGTCGGCAACACCCTCTACCGTGCCGTGCTGAACGGTGACGGACCGATGGTCGTCTCGATCGTCACGTTCCTGATCCTCATCTTCTGCCTCGCGAACCTGCTGGTGGATCTCCTGTACGCGTGGCTGGACCCAAGGATTCGATATGCCTGA
- a CDS encoding ABC transporter substrate-binding protein has protein sequence MRFTRTSRMLSVAAIAVLSLSACGGGSTESSTGGGTTDAVIVVDGSEPQNPLIPTSTNEVGGGAILDLIFAGLVSYDADGKPQNEMAESIETEDAQNYTITLKEGKTFTNGDPVTASSFVDAWNYGAAAKNAQLSSYFFESIEGYDEASAEGSTVETMSGLTVVDDRTFTVKLAQPESDWPLRLGYSAFFPLPAAALEDPAAFGENPIGNGPYKFASEGAWQHNQQIELVPNDEYEGPQAAQNAGVTFKIYQNDTTAYQDLISDNLDVLKTIPTSDIKNFKNDLGERSIESPYAGNQTIAIPYYLPNWDGEAGKLRRQALSMAINRDEITSVIFNNGRTPAKDFTAPVLDGYSEDLPGSENLEYDPEKAKQLWADAEEIAPYDESQPLTIGYNADKGDHKTWVEAVVNNIKNNLGIEVAGKPYATFKEARTEATEETLSGALRAGWQADYPSLYNFLGPIYATGAGSNDARYSNPEFDQQLTDGLAASSVEEGNEAMNTAQEQLLEDLPAIPLWYQVAQGGWSNNVDNVEFGWNGVPLYYAITGK, from the coding sequence ATGCGTTTCACGCGCACTTCCAGAATGCTCAGCGTCGCGGCCATCGCCGTCCTGTCGCTGAGTGCATGCGGCGGCGGAAGCACTGAATCCAGCACGGGAGGCGGCACCACCGACGCCGTCATCGTGGTGGACGGCTCCGAGCCCCAGAACCCGCTGATCCCCACCAGCACCAACGAGGTGGGCGGCGGAGCGATCCTCGACCTCATCTTCGCGGGCCTCGTCAGCTACGACGCGGACGGCAAGCCCCAGAACGAGATGGCGGAGTCCATCGAGACCGAGGACGCCCAGAACTACACGATCACGCTCAAGGAAGGCAAGACCTTCACCAACGGTGACCCCGTCACCGCGAGCTCCTTCGTGGACGCCTGGAACTACGGTGCCGCAGCGAAGAACGCCCAGCTCTCGAGCTACTTCTTCGAGAGCATCGAAGGCTATGACGAGGCCAGTGCCGAGGGCTCCACCGTGGAGACCATGAGCGGCCTCACCGTCGTCGACGACCGGACGTTCACGGTCAAGCTGGCCCAGCCCGAGTCCGACTGGCCGCTGCGCCTCGGCTACAGCGCGTTCTTCCCGCTGCCGGCCGCCGCCCTCGAGGATCCCGCCGCCTTCGGCGAGAACCCGATCGGCAACGGGCCCTACAAGTTCGCGTCCGAGGGTGCCTGGCAGCACAACCAGCAGATCGAACTCGTGCCGAACGACGAGTACGAGGGCCCCCAGGCCGCCCAGAACGCCGGTGTGACGTTCAAGATCTACCAGAACGACACCACGGCCTACCAGGACCTGATCTCGGACAACCTGGACGTCCTGAAGACGATCCCGACGAGCGACATCAAGAACTTCAAGAACGACCTCGGTGAGCGTTCGATCGAGTCGCCGTACGCGGGCAACCAGACCATCGCCATCCCGTACTACCTCCCGAACTGGGACGGCGAGGCCGGCAAGCTCCGCCGCCAGGCGCTCTCGATGGCGATCAACCGCGACGAGATCACCTCCGTGATCTTCAACAACGGCCGCACGCCCGCGAAGGACTTCACCGCACCCGTCCTCGACGGCTACAGCGAGGACCTGCCGGGCAGCGAGAACCTCGAGTACGACCCGGAGAAGGCCAAGCAGCTCTGGGCCGACGCCGAGGAGATCGCACCCTACGACGAGTCGCAGCCCCTGACCATCGGCTACAACGCCGACAAGGGTGACCACAAGACGTGGGTCGAGGCCGTGGTGAACAACATCAAGAACAATCTCGGCATCGAGGTCGCGGGCAAGCCGTACGCGACGTTCAAGGAAGCCCGGACCGAAGCCACGGAGGAAACCCTCTCGGGTGCCCTGCGTGCCGGCTGGCAGGCCGACTACCCGTCGCTGTACAACTTCCTCGGACCCATCTACGCCACCGGCGCAGGGTCCAACGACGCCCGGTACAGCAACCCCGAGTTCGATCAGCAGCTGACCGACGGCCTCGCCGCCAGCTCCGTCGAGGAGGGCAACGAGGCCATGAACACGGCCCAGGAGCAGCTCCTCGAGGACCTCCCGGCCATCCCGCTGTGGTACCAGGTCGCCCAGGGCGGCTGGAGCAACAACGTGGACAACGTCGAGTTCGGCTGGAACGGTGTTCCGCTCTACTACGCCATCACCGGCAAGTAA
- a CDS encoding ABC transporter ATP-binding protein — MSTQVIGGPGDTGADRDASRGPVLEVRNLSVDFGVDKKWVPAAIDLNYEVNAGEVLAIVGESGSGKSASSMSLLGLLPSNSRVTGEVLLNGKSVLTMPPAKLRQIRGNDVAVIFQEPMTALNPVYTVGFQIVETLRLHNEISPDEARQRALRLLQMVELPDPDKAFRSYPHQLSGGQRQRAMIAQSLSCDPKLLIADEPTTALDVTVQAEILDLMRNLRNQLNSAIVLITHDMGVVADLADRIAVMRKGRIVETGTAEQIFNAPQHEYTKALLAAVPHLGQGDGDDDVDITAALAAATHTELQTIDHDELERREQEVLAHLAAEDEVVRPAAEPVLELVDVAIEYPKQGRVPAFRAVEGANLTVYPGQVIGLVGESGSGKTTIGRAAVGLLPVAGGSLKVVGTDISGLRPTSRELVAVRRHVGMVFQDPSSSLNPRLPIGESIGEPMFLAGEAKGGELQKRIETLLDQVELPRSYRNRYPHELSGGQKQRVGIARALSLKPKLMVADEPTSALDVSVQAKVLELFQNLQRELGFACLFVTHDLAVVDVLADYICVMKRGRIVEQGTRDQILRSPQDPYTQRLLAAVPLPDPAKQRERRELRAKLLASTD, encoded by the coding sequence ATGAGTACCCAGGTAATCGGCGGCCCCGGCGACACCGGTGCGGACCGCGACGCGTCCCGGGGGCCCGTGCTCGAGGTCCGCAACCTCAGTGTCGACTTCGGCGTGGACAAGAAGTGGGTCCCGGCGGCGATCGACCTCAACTACGAGGTGAATGCCGGCGAGGTGCTGGCGATCGTCGGGGAGTCCGGTTCGGGCAAGAGTGCCAGCTCCATGTCGCTGCTCGGGTTGCTGCCCTCCAACAGCCGGGTCACGGGGGAGGTGCTGCTCAACGGCAAGTCCGTGCTGACGATGCCGCCGGCGAAGCTGCGGCAGATCCGCGGCAACGACGTCGCGGTCATCTTCCAGGAGCCCATGACGGCCCTGAACCCCGTGTACACCGTCGGGTTCCAGATCGTCGAGACGCTGCGCCTGCACAACGAGATCTCCCCGGACGAGGCGAGACAGCGTGCATTGCGCCTGCTGCAGATGGTCGAGCTGCCGGATCCCGACAAGGCGTTCCGCTCCTACCCGCACCAGCTGTCCGGCGGCCAGCGCCAGCGCGCGATGATCGCCCAGTCGCTGTCCTGCGATCCCAAGCTCCTGATCGCCGACGAGCCGACCACGGCCCTCGACGTCACCGTCCAGGCCGAGATCCTCGACCTCATGCGCAACCTGCGGAACCAGCTCAACAGCGCGATCGTGCTGATCACGCACGACATGGGCGTGGTGGCGGACCTCGCCGACAGGATCGCCGTGATGCGCAAGGGACGCATCGTGGAGACCGGCACGGCGGAGCAGATCTTCAACGCTCCGCAGCACGAGTACACGAAGGCCCTGCTCGCCGCCGTGCCCCACCTCGGGCAGGGGGACGGGGACGACGACGTCGACATCACCGCGGCACTGGCGGCGGCAACGCACACCGAGTTGCAGACGATCGATCACGACGAGCTGGAACGGCGTGAGCAGGAGGTCCTCGCCCACCTCGCGGCGGAGGACGAGGTGGTCCGTCCCGCCGCCGAGCCGGTGCTCGAGCTCGTCGATGTCGCGATCGAGTACCCGAAGCAGGGTCGGGTTCCGGCCTTCCGGGCGGTGGAAGGCGCGAACCTCACCGTCTACCCCGGGCAGGTCATCGGGCTCGTCGGCGAATCGGGCTCCGGCAAGACCACCATCGGCCGGGCCGCCGTCGGCCTGCTGCCCGTGGCCGGCGGGTCGCTGAAGGTCGTGGGCACCGACATCTCGGGTCTTCGGCCCACGTCCAGGGAGCTCGTGGCGGTACGGCGCCATGTCGGGATGGTGTTCCAGGACCCCTCGTCGTCGCTGAATCCCCGGCTGCCGATCGGTGAGAGCATCGGCGAGCCGATGTTCCTCGCGGGTGAGGCCAAGGGTGGTGAGCTGCAGAAACGCATCGAGACGCTGCTCGACCAGGTGGAACTGCCGCGTTCCTACCGCAACCGCTATCCCCACGAGCTCTCCGGCGGCCAGAAGCAGCGCGTGGGCATCGCGCGGGCGCTGTCGCTGAAGCCGAAGCTGATGGTCGCGGACGAACCGACGTCGGCCCTGGACGTGTCCGTGCAGGCCAAGGTCCTCGAGCTCTTCCAGAACCTGCAGCGCGAGCTCGGCTTCGCCTGCCTGTTCGTCACCCACGACCTCGCCGTCGTCGATGTGCTCGCGGACTACATCTGCGTGATGAAGCGCGGCCGGATCGTGGAGCAGGGCACCCGTGACCAGATCCTCCGCAGCCCGCAGGACCCGTACACCCAGCGCCTGCTGGCAGCCGTTCCGCTGCCCGATCCGGCGAAGCAGCGCGAGCGCCGTGAACTGCGGGCGAAGCTCCTGGCATCGACCGACTGA
- a CDS encoding ABC transporter permease, protein MSTQTPSDLPGGEAGTITGPTHPGPEAEAKGLSQGQIVRKKFFDNTAAIISLIVFAIIFVLAFTSVGFAGIPGWWKYNHTEFVALLNGGAPTVTGPFSWGEHPFGQDSIGRDYFAMTMRGAQNSIIIMFLIGALACLVGVVVGACSGYFRGWTEAVLMRFTDIIIIIPLVLIAATLGESVNRFVGSGAQVWLLGIFLGLIAWTGLARLVRGEFLTLREREFVDAAKIAGASNARIIFKHILPNAVGVIIVNTTLLMSAGILLETALSYIGFGVKAPDVSLGLIISQNQEAFQTRPWLFWFPGLFIVLICLCINFIGDGLRDAFDPRQKKFNANRAKDTEKPA, encoded by the coding sequence ATGAGCACTCAGACTCCCTCCGACCTGCCCGGCGGAGAAGCGGGGACCATCACCGGTCCCACCCACCCCGGCCCGGAGGCCGAGGCGAAGGGCCTGTCCCAGGGACAGATCGTCCGTAAGAAGTTCTTCGACAACACGGCCGCGATCATCAGCCTCATCGTGTTCGCCATTATCTTCGTCCTCGCGTTCACGTCCGTCGGATTCGCGGGGATCCCCGGCTGGTGGAAGTACAACCACACCGAATTCGTGGCCCTGCTCAACGGAGGTGCCCCGACCGTCACCGGACCCTTCAGCTGGGGCGAGCACCCGTTCGGGCAGGACTCCATCGGTCGCGACTATTTCGCGATGACGATGCGCGGGGCGCAGAACTCGATCATCATCATGTTCCTCATCGGCGCACTCGCGTGCCTCGTCGGCGTCGTGGTCGGCGCGTGCTCCGGCTACTTCCGGGGCTGGACCGAGGCGGTGCTGATGCGCTTCACCGACATCATCATCATCATCCCCCTCGTCCTGATCGCGGCGACGCTGGGTGAGTCCGTCAACCGGTTCGTCGGCAGCGGCGCCCAGGTGTGGCTGCTCGGCATCTTCCTCGGGCTGATCGCCTGGACGGGCCTCGCCCGCCTGGTCCGCGGTGAGTTCCTCACGCTGCGGGAGCGGGAGTTCGTCGATGCGGCGAAGATCGCCGGTGCATCCAACGCGCGCATCATCTTCAAGCACATCCTGCCGAACGCCGTCGGTGTGATCATCGTGAACACCACGCTGCTCATGTCCGCGGGCATCCTCCTCGAGACGGCCCTGAGCTACATCGGATTCGGTGTGAAGGCACCCGACGTGTCCCTGGGCCTGATCATCAGCCAGAACCAGGAGGCGTTCCAGACGCGTCCGTGGCTGTTCTGGTTCCCCGGGCTGTTCATCGTGCTCATCTGCCTGTGCATCAACTTCATCGGCGACGGCCTGCGCGACGCCTTCGACCCGCGGCAGAAGAAGTTCAACGCCAACCGGGCCAAGGACACAGAGAAGCCCGCGTGA